The genomic region GTCATCAATGGCTGCTGAACCACTTTCAAACGAGCGGATCTTCGTGAGAATCCAGTCAGTCGCTTCATCACGAACCAGGAACCATTGTGAAATGTGACCTTGGTTATCACCTACCAGCAAAGCGTTACCACCGAGTAACATTTTGAATGTGGTAATTTCTCCTTTGGTTGCCTCGGCCACTTGTACCGTTTGTGGCCCGCCGTCTGCTTGTAGATCGACGACGGCAATTTTGTTTTTGCCGGCAATCATCAACCAGCGGTTATCTGGCAGTAATAGTAGTTTGCGTGCACCAATGTTAAACGCCGGTAGTGTTGAGCTTTCAGACTCTAGCTCAACCTCACCGGTCATCATATTTTCTTCTACGGCTACGCTGACTTGCGATAAGCCCTTGTCATCACCACCAATAATGTTCCAGCTATCACCTGAATAGGCAATCCCTAGTAGCGCTAGTGGGCGATCAGATACGCTTAGCGGTTCTTCGCCTAATGGGTACTCTAGGCTAGGCGTAATCACGCGTACACCATCTGGGTAGGTAGAACGGTAGTCGTGCTTGATGATCAGCGCAGAACCATTACTTAAGCCTAATGCAAACAGGCGCTGGGGCTCAGAAATAACAGCGGTACTGACAACGTCAACACCTTCAGGCACTGGCAAGGCAGACTCATTAATGATGTCGCCGTTGAGAGTGTTAAAAAAGTACGCATGTGTTGCGGTAATGCGCAGGCCAATTTCGGCTTGCTCTTCCATAGCAAGGTATAAGGTTTTTCCTTCGCCTGGAGAGGCGTAGTTCTCAACCGTTTGTCCATTGTGCTGCCACTTTTCCATATGCGCCGACTGAAACAGCGGTGCAACTTCGTACAGCAGATAAAAGAAGATCAGCAAAATAGCGAGAATGACGCTAATACCGCCAAAGGCGATACCTACACCGGCCATTTTATCTTTTAGTTTACGTAATTTGCGTAAACGAAGCTGGGCGGGTGTATCAAAGCTAATCTGTGGTGGCGACGTGGTATTTTCTATACTCATGAGAAGAGACCTAATGGTTCTACGATAACAGTGGCGCAAGAATACGTGAGTTATGTGACACTTATGTTACAGCGCTTTAGTAACGAGAAAAGGGAGTGCCTTACGGCACTCCCTGAACGCTGTCCTTAGCGAAGCGTAGGCTAAATTATAGGCCTAGCTCTTTCATTTGCTTCTCAACTACTTTAGCAGGTAGTGGGATGTAGCCATCTTTAACTACAACTTCTTGACCCACTTTTGCCATAACCATTTTCAAGAACTCTGCATCCATAGGAGTTAGGTCTTGGCCAGGCTTCTTGTTTACGTAAACCCACAAGAAACGAGACAGAGGGTACGTGCCGTTTACTGCGTTTTCAGGTGTTGCTTCTACGAAAGCTTCACCGTCTTTCTTAGCCAATGGCAATGCACGAACAGATGATGTTTTGTAACCGATACCTGAGTAGCCAAGGCCGTTCAAAGAAGTAGATACAGACTGAACAACAGATGCAGAACCTGGTTGCTCGTTTACGTTGTTACGGAAGTCACCTTTACACAACGCTTTAGACTTGAAGTAACCGTAAGTGCCTGATACTGAGTTACGACCGAACAATTGAATAGTTTTGTCAGCTAGAGAGCCTTCAACACCTGCTTGACCCCAAGTAGTGATGTCT from Neptunomonas phycophila harbors:
- a CDS encoding PstS family phosphate ABC transporter substrate-binding protein, which produces MKPMKKLFAAIAMTATCMSASAADLLDPNLPTYTKASGVSGNLSSVGSDTLANLMTLWAEEFKRMYPNVNVQIQAAGSSTAPPALTEGTSNFGPMSRKMKDKEIEAFEKKYGYKPTAVAVAIDALAVFANKDNPIKGLSIPQVDAIFSSTRKCGGAEDITTWGQAGVEGSLADKTIQLFGRNSVSGTYGYFKSKALCKGDFRNNVNEQPGSASVVQSVSTSLNGLGYSGIGYKTSSVRALPLAKKDGEAFVEATPENAVNGTYPLSRFLWVYVNKKPGQDLTPMDAEFLKMVMAKVGQEVVVKDGYIPLPAKVVEKQMKELGL